The following are encoded together in the Populus trichocarpa isolate Nisqually-1 chromosome 5, P.trichocarpa_v4.1, whole genome shotgun sequence genome:
- the LOC7466852 gene encoding alkane hydroxylase MAH1 — protein MAILEYFHIIIALVCILLFCHWCRNTVSPVTNWPVVGMLPGLLFKAQNIHEYATRLLKQSGGTFEFKGPWFANMNIFLTADPLNVRHISTTNFVNYPKGPEYKKIFEPYGDGVLNSDFESWKSFRKLIHSMIKDNKFQVSLERSLREKILKGLIPVLEHVSRQEIELDMQDVFQRFTFDNICLLVLGFDPQSLSVDLPEIAYKTAFDVVEEAMFYRHIVPESIWKLQKWLNVGEEKRLSQAMDTIDNLLEQCISSKKEEIRQRKAQNMVQVEDNDQDDYDLITACIKEGEAAEQMDASKRTDKYLRDMGFNFIAAGKDTVNAALTWFFWLVATHHEVEEKIVEEIRANMKSKGDHTINGMFFNLEELNKLVYLHGAICETLRLYPAVPFNYRVSVEADTLPSGHLVKENTKVMFSLYSMGSMEEIWGDDCLAFKPERWISERGGIIHVPSYKYIAFNTGPRSCLGKEITFIQMKTIATAILLNFHLQVVEGHPVSPGLSVMMRMKHGLKLRATKRCV, from the coding sequence ATGGCAATTCTTGAATACTTTCACATCATTATAGCACTTGTTTGCATACTTCTTTTCTGCCATTGGTGTCGGAACACTGTATCCCCGGTCACTAACTGGCCTGTGGTAGGAATGCTACCAGGGCTTCTTTTCAAGGCACAAAATATCCATGAATATGCAACCCGGCTTCTGAAACAAAGTGGAGGTACCTTCGAATTTAAAGGTCCTTGGTTTGCTAACATGAACATTTTTCTCACTGCTGATCCTCTTAATGTTCGCCATATTTCAACCACAAACTTCGTCAACTACCCGAAGGGGCCCGAGTACAAGAAGATTTTTGAGCCTTATGGAGATGGAGTTCttaattcagattttgaatCATGGAAATCCTTCCGTAAATTGATTCATTCCATGATTAAGGACAACAAGTTCCAGGTGTCTCTCGAGAGATCTTTGCGAGAAAAGATACTTAAAGGTCTAATCCCGGTTCTAGAGCATGTATCAAGACAAGAAATAGAATTGGACATGCAAGATGTATTCCAGCGTTTCACCTTTGATAATATCTGCCTCCTGGTTTTAGGCTTTGATCCACAGAGCCTCTCTGTTGATTTACCAGAAATTGCTTATAAAACAGCATTTGATGTTGTAGAGGAGGCTATGTTTTACCGACATATTGTGCCTGAAAGCATTTGGAAATTGCAGAAATGGCTTAACGTAGGAGAAGAGAAGAGGCTAAGCCAAGCCATGGACACCATAGATAATTTATTGGAGCAGTGCATctcatcaaagaaagaagaaattcgCCAACGCAAAGCCCAAAATATGGTGCAAGTTGAGGATAATGATCAAGACGACTATGACTTGATCACCGCTTGCATAAAAGAAGGAGAAGCAGCGGAACAGATGGATGCCTCCAAAAGGACTGACAAATATCTAAGAGACATGGGATTTAACTTCATTGCAGCTGGGAAAGACACCGTAAATGCAGCTCTAACTTGGTTCTTCTGGCTGGTGGCTACACACCATGAAGTAGAAGAAAAAATCGTAGAAGAGATCAGAGCCAACATGAAATCGAAAGGAGATCATACGATTAATGGGATGTTTTTCAATCTGGAAGAGCTGAATAAGCTTGTTTATCTCCATGGAGCCATCTGCGAGACTCTTCGGCTATACCCGGCTGTACCCTTTAACTATAGAGTATCTGTTGAAGCCGACACTCTTCCTAGTGGACATCTGGTGAAAGAAAACACGAAGGTGATGTTCTCACTATACTCAATGGGAAGCATGGAAGAGATATGGGGTGATGACTGCTTGGCATTCAAGCCAGAGAGATGGATTTCGGAGCGAGGAGGAATCATTCACGTTCCATCTTACAAGTATATTGCGTTTAATACAGGACCAAGGAGCTGTTTGGGTAAAGAAATAACCTTCATTCAAATGAAGACAATTGCAACAGCCATACtcttgaattttcatcttcAGGTGGTGGAAGGTCATCCCGTTTCACCAGGTCTGTCTGTCATGATGCGTATGAAGCATGGTTTGAAGCTTAGGGCCACCAAGAGATGTGTTTAA
- the LOC7479144 gene encoding ABC transporter G family member 5 codes for MPINWLNLEKPNQKFEQKIAMKKQGCEIEAIGISYKISTKKREHPFKIFTKKQEINEEPKQVTDLEEASLGAKHVLKDVFCKAKPWEILAIVGPSGAGKSSLLEILAGKLTPQNGTIFVNQNPIDKARFKKISGYVTQKDTLFPLLTVEETLMFSAKLRLRLPQAQLSSNVKSLMKELGLDHVAMTRVGDDRIRGISGGERRRVSIGVDAIHDPEVLILDEPTSGLDSTSALQIIDMLKVMAETRGRTIILSIHQPGFRIVKLFNSILMMANGSVLHHGTVDQLGVNLRTMGMQLPIHVNVVEFAIESIETIQQQREVLQKEMQPQVLTSSTTKPQQKKIEEVGEGRSGKFTLQQLFQQSKVVDEEIINVEFDFPLGFANSRLQETLILTHRFSKNIFRTKELFACRTIQMLISGLVLGSIFYNLEDDLIGAEERVGLFAFILTFLLSCTTEALPIFLQEREILMKETSCGSYRVSSYAIANGLVYLPFLLILAILFTIPLYWLVGLNPNFIAFMHFLLLIWLILYTANSVVVCFSALVPNFIVGNSVISGVMGSFFLFSGYFTSKHGIPNYWIFMHYISLFKYPFEGFLINEFSNSGKCLEYMFGKCMVNAEDLLREEGYREDEKWRNVVIMVCFILLYRFISYVILRFRCCPGISRFKGTLV; via the coding sequence ATGCCAATAAACTGGTTGAATCTtgagaaaccaaaccaaaaatttGAGCAAAAAATAGCAATGAAGAAGCAAGGTTGTGAGATTGAAGCAATAGGGATTTCCTACAAAATctcaaccaagaaaagagaGCACCCTTTTAAAATCTTCACCAAAAAGcaagaaataaatgaagaaccAAAGCAAGTGACGGATCTCGAAGAAGCAAGCCTTGGAGCCAAGCATGTCTTGAAAGATGTTTTTTGCAAAGCAAAGCCATGGGAAATCCTTGCCATTGTTGGTCCAAGTGGAGCTGGAAAATCATCCTTGCTTGAAATCCTAGCTGGGAAACTCACCCCACAAAATGGTACCATTTTTGTCAACCAAAACCCTATTGACAAAGCTCGGTTCAAGAAGATTTCAGGCTATGTCACACAAAAAGACACCCTCTTTCCTCTCCTTACAGTCGAAGAAACACTCATGTTTAGTGCCAAACTGCGTCTAAGGCTTCCTCAAGCTCAACTGAGCTCTAATGTTAAGTCCCTGATGAAGGAGTTAGGCCTGGATCACGTAGCCATGACTCGAGTTGGCGACGACAGGATTCGTGGGATATCAGGCGGAGAAAGGCGTCGTGTGTCGATAGGAGTTGATGCCATTCATGATCCTGAAGTGCTAATTCTTGATGAACCAACTTCTGGTCTTGATAGCACTTCTGCTTTACAAATTATTGATATGCTCAAGGTCATGGCGGAGACAAGAGGTCGAACCATAATACTAAGCATTCATCAACCCGGATTTCGGATTGTGAAGTTGTTCAACTCAATACTTATGATGGCTAATGGATCAGTCTTGCATCATGGCACGGTGGATCAGCTTGGTGTTAATTTGAGGACAATGGGAATGCAGCTTCCTATTCATGTCAATGTTGTTGAATTTGCCATTGAGTCCATTGAAACCATTCAACAGCAAAGAGAAGTCTTGCAGAAAGAAATGCAACCCCAAGTGCtaacatcatcaacaacaaaaccACAGcagaagaaaatagaagaagtTGGCGAGGGTAGAAGTGGCAAGTTCACTCTTCAACAGCTCTTTCAGCAATCGAAAGTAGTTGATGAGGAAATTATCAATGTTGAGTTTGATTTTCCTCTTGGTTTTGCTAATTCAAGGTTGCAAGAAACTTTGATCCTCACTCATAGGTTCTCCAAGAACATTTTCAGAACCAAGGAGCTTTTCGCATGCCGGACAATTCAAATGCTGATTTCTGGACTTGTTTTGGGCTCTATCTTCTACAACCTTGAAGATGATTTGATTGGAGCAGAAGAAAGGGTAGGCCTATTTGCTTTTATATTGACTTTCTTGTTATCTTGCACAACAGAAGCTCTACCAATCTTCTTGCAAGAAAGGGAGATTCTTATGAAGGAGACATCTTGTGGGAGCTATAGAGTCTCATCATACGCCATAGCCAATGGACTCGTTTACTTGCCATTTCTACTCATCCTAGCCATATTATTCACAATTCCACTATATTGGCTAGTGGGGCTCAATCCAAATTTCATTGCATTCATGCATTTCCTGTTGTTGATTTGGTTGATTCTCTACACAGCGAATTCAGTTGTGGTGTGTTTCAGTGCTCTAGTGCCTAACTTCATCGTTGGAAATTCAGTTATTTCAGGGGTGATGGGATCATTCTTCTTGTTCTCCGGCTACTTCACATCGAAGCATGGAATACCAAATTATTGGATCTTCATGCACTATATATCGCTGTTTAAGTATCCATTTGAAGGGTTTCTGATAAATGAGTTCTCAAATTCAGGCAAATGCTTGGAATACATGTTTGGGAAATGCATGGTTAATGCAGAAGATTTGCTTAGAGAAGAAGGATATAGAGAGGATGAAAAGTGGAGAAATGTGGTGATCATGGTGTGTTTCATCTTGCTTTACAGGTTCATTTCTTATGTCATTCTTAGGTTTAGATGCTGTCCTGGCATCAGCAGGTTCAAGGGAACACTTGTCTGA